A window from Camelus dromedarius isolate mCamDro1 chromosome 9, mCamDro1.pat, whole genome shotgun sequence encodes these proteins:
- the CCDC8 gene encoding coiled-coil domain-containing protein 8, which translates to MLQIGEDVDYLLIPREVRLAGGVWRVISKPATKEAEFRERLTQFLEEEGRTLEDVARIIEKNTPHPPQPLKKPKEPQGRRRVQQMVTPPPRLVVGTYDSSNASDSEFSDFETSKDKGDKGHKGAGRSRKVRRMPVSYLGSKFLGSDLESEDDEELVEAFLRRGEKKPSAAPARRRVNLPVPMFEDNPGPQLSKADRWREYVSQVSWGKLKRRVKGWAPRSSSGVGEAQQASLRVERDGASVPGSASPGDNVGSAGDGRVPETPLRRWRPKINWASFRRRKREEEASRAQEADAAGDQRVEAAADPRAEAIAVQGAEAPVVQRAEVVDNQRAEAPAVQGAEAVSDGAEAVPAGAEAIPDQRAEAASNQRAEAPSVQETESSAARRATGATPGPRTRKQVKTVRFQTPGRFAWFRKRRRAFWHTPRLPTLPKRVPRAGEARSFRVLRAEARAEAEQGEQEAQL; encoded by the coding sequence ATGCTGCAGATCGGGGAGGACGTGGACTATCTGCTCATCCCCCGCGAGGTCAGGCTGGCCGGAGGCGTCTGGAGGGTCATCTCCAAGCCTGCCACCAAGGAGGCAGAATTTCGGGAGCGGCTGACTCAGTTTCTGGAGGAAGAAGGCCGCACGCTGGAAGATGTGGCCCGCATCATTGAGAAGaacaccccacacccaccccagcccctcaaAAAACCCAAGGAGCCCCAAGGGAGGAGGAGAGTCCAGCAGATGGTGACCCCACCTCCCCGGCTGGTCGTGGGCACTTATGACAGCAGCAACGCCAGCGACAGTGAGTTCAGTGACTTCGAGACCTCCAAAGACAAGGGTGACAAGGGCCACAAAGGCGCGGGGCGGAGTAGGAAGGTGCGCAGAATGCCTGTCAGTTACCTGGGCAGCAAGTTCCTCGGGAGCGACCTGGAGAGCGAGGATGACGAGGAGCTGGTGGAGGCCTTCCTCCGGCGGGGGGAAAAGAAGCCCAGCGCGGCGCCCGCTCGCCGCCGGGTGAACCTGCCCGTGCCCATGTTTGAGGACAACCCGGGGCCCCAGCTGTCCAAAGCCGACAGGTGGCGGGAGTATGTCAGCCAGGTGTCCTGGGGGAAGCTGAAGCGGAGGGTGAAGGGCTGGGCACCGAGGTCCAGCTCAGGGGTGGGCGAGGCCCAGCAGGCCTCACTCAGGGTGGAGAGGGATGGGGCCTCGGTGCCAGGCAGCGCCAGCCCGGGGGATAATGTGGGCAGTGCAGGAGATGGGCGGGTGCCTGAGACCCCCCTAAGACGGTGGAGGCCCAAGATCAACTGGGCCTCATTCCGGCGTCgcaagagggaggaagaagcatCTAGAGCTCAGGAGGCAGACGCTGCAGGTGATCAGAGGGTGGAGGCTGCTGCCGATCCGAGGGCAGAGGCCATAGCTGTCCAGGGGGCAGAGGCCCCAGTTGTCCAGAGGGCAGAGGTTGTAGATAATCAGAGGGCAGAGGCCCCAGCTGTCCAGGGAGCAGAGGCTGTGTCTGATGGGGCAGAGGCTGTACCCGCTGGGGCAGAGGCCATCCCTGATCAGAGGGCAGAGGCTGCAAGTAATCAGAGGGCAGAGGCCCCAAGTGTTCAGGAAACTGAATCCTCAGCTGCCCGGAGGGCCACAGGGGCGACCCCAGGACCTCGGACCCGGAAACAGGTCAAGACAGTGAGGTTCCAGACTCCTGGCCGCTTTGCATGGTTTCGAAAGCGCCGGAGAGCCTTCTGGCACACTCCCCGGTTGCCTACCCTGCCCAAGAGAGTCCCCAGGGCAGGCGAGGCCAGGAGCTTCAGGGTCCTGAGGGCTGAGGCCAGAGcagaagcagagcagggagaACAAGAAGCCCAGCTGTGA